The region GCAATCGGCCAAGGGGCCATTGACAACACTACGCTGCAAATGGAAAAGCGGGCAAAGGAATCTTTGGAACTGCGAGCGGTAGAACTGGCTGATCGAGTGACCCAGTTGCTCCATTCCTGTGAAGGGGACCTATTCACCCTTGCCATGCTCCCGCGAACGGCTGAAATCTACGGGCGTTTCTCGCTCAATCACCGCAAAACCATATGGGCGCGAGAGGGAACCAACGAGGACCCGGTCGAGGTTCACAAGGAAATACCCCTCTATCGGGAAATCGTTTTCATCGGCCCTGGCGGAATGGAGGAGATCCGCATCACGGAAGATCGCATCGCGGAGGCGGCAGAATTACGCGACGTGAGCAAACCCGAAAACACGACGTACAAATCCGAGAAATACTTTCAGGAGACAAGGAAGCTCAAGAAGGGCGACCTCTATGTCTCTCATGTAACCGGCTGGTTCGTCTCCCGTGACGAACAACTCCAGGGGGCGGGCAGTGTCGAGGAGGCATTAGAAGGGAAAAAATTTGAGGGAGTGGTCAGAATAGCAACTCCTTGTTTCACGGAAACCGGCAAATTTGAAGGCATTGTAATGGTGTCACTCGACCATCGCCATCTGATGGAGTTGACGCTGCACATTCTTCCTACTGACGAGCGATTCGTGGTCTTTCCCAGCTATTCCAGCGGCAACTACGCGTTCATGTTCGATGACGAGGGTTGGATCATCGCTCATCCGAAGTTCTACGACATTCGCGGGATCTACCCCGATGGCAGCGAATGTGATCCTACGGCTCCATCATACACGCGGGAGAAGCTTTTAGCCGGTGAAGTGCCTTTCAACCTGGATCATGTGGACTTCATTAATCCCAACTATTCCAATATGGCACGAGAAGTGCGAGCAGGACGGTCGGGAGTGGTCAGCACCTATAACGTGGGCGGAATTCCGCGTGTCATGGCTTACGCTCCGATCTTCTATGACCGGATCCCGTACAACAGGCACGGCGTCTTTGGAGGAATGACCATCGGAGTTCAGACGGCCAAGTTCGCCGAACCTGCTTTGATGGCAAGCGCCAAGATCGATGACATAGTTGCTCAGACGAAACTGAATACCTTGATAATCCTGGGGATCACAGCTCTGGCCGTTATTCTCTTGGGGACCGTTCTGGCGCGGAGATTCACGCAACCTATCATGTATCTCGCGCGCAAAGCGCGGCAAATAGCCGAGGGACATATTCCCTACTACGTGGCGGTTCAAACCGGAGACGAATTGGAGCTGCTGGGCCGAAATTTTGATGACATGGCCACGGAGATACGCCGGCACCGGGAGAGTCTCGATAAATCATTCGCTGAACTCGCGGATTCCAAGAAATCCGTGGAAGGATACAGTCGTCAACTGGAAACGCAATTGAAAGTCCTGAAAAACGTGCATTACCTTAGCCAATACCTGACCACGGCGTATGACCGAGAACTGGTGCTCCAAACAGTGCTCAAAACGTGCGTGGAGGGTTTGGGGTATGATCGGGCCGTCCTGTATCTGTACGAACAAGATACCCGACGTCTCACTTGCCACCAGACTTTCGGATTCTCACCCGAACACGAAGCCGGAGTAATGGGCTCTTCATACGATATTGATCGCCACGATTGCATACCTACCAAGGCTTTTCGTTTTGGGGAAACCCTCTTGGTCAAGGATGTCCGCACTGATCCGAGGACGACTCCCATCGACCTCGACATCGGAGAAGCCGCAGAAACGGATTGCTTCGTGTTCACGCCTATCAAGAGCCGTGATCGGGTCATTGGAGTCCTCGGCGCGGACACGAATACAAGTTCCAGGGAGATCAGGGACGTTGAGATCGAATCACTGGAGATCGTAGCCAACGACGCGGCTCGTGCCATTGAACGCTCTGAGCTGCACAGCAAACTGGTTGCGGAACGGAATTTTATTAAGTCGATCGTCACTTCTATGACGAGCGGAATCATCACACTCGACGAGTCCGGATGCGTCACCTGGTTCAATCCATACAGCGAAGCGGTGTTCAAAATACGCCCTGAAGACGCTCTGGGCAACCACTACAGAGACGTGTTCGGGGCGTTTCCGGATTGGATTGACCTGATCGACCGTTGCCTGGATTCCCCGGAGTGTGTGCCGGGTGCCCTGGAGAAACTTTCCGTTCGTCAGGACGGCAAGGAAACTGTCCTGGAAGTTCACTTCTCGAGAATCGAGCCGCAAAAGCCTCACCAGAGCATCTTTCTGATCTTTATTCAGGACGTCACACAGCGCAAGCATATGGAAGAGCATATTAGACGTTCGGATAGGCTGGTGAGTCTGGGTGTTCTGGCGGCAGGAATCGCCCACGAGATGCGAAATCCTCTCACAGGCCTCTCTCTGCTAATGGACGACGTGCACGATCATCTTCCGGACGGTTCCCAGGCTAGGGACCTCGTGCGGCGATCGCTCCAAGAGATCGACAGGCTGGAGAATCTGATCAATGGCCTGTTGGATTTTGCCGCCCCTTCGCGGCAGGTGAATCTGGAGGTTCGTCCCCTGGGAGATGTGTTGCACAAGACCCTGTTTCTCCTGAGAAAGCTTTGCAGGAACCACAAAGTCACATTGAACGGGCACGCGGATGAATCTCTTCCCCTGCTTCACCTGGATGCCGACAAGTTGCAGCAGGCCCTGTTGAACCTTCTTCTCAATGCCGTTCAGGCGATGCCCGAAGGCGGAGATCTCACTGTCGAAGTAAAGGAAGTGCCCGCGCTCGAATCCCTTCTTTCAGGGCCTGCTGTGCGTATTATTGTGAGCGACACGGGAACAGGGATAGCGCCTGAGGACATTCCTTATATTTTCGATCCCTTTTTTACCCGCAGCCCGTCAGGATGCGGACTGGGATTGGCCATCGTGCACGGCATTGTCCAGGAGCACAAAGGCCGGATCTCCGTTTCCAGCGAACTGGGCAAGGGCACAACCTTCCAGGTGGACCTACCCACAGCGCAGGAGCCCTCGAAAGAGCAGGAGGCAATGAGTGGGCCGGCGGCCGGGAATTCGCGCGCGGTCATGCCTTGACTTCCAATGGGTGAATTGAATGGAAAAGATCCTTATCGTAGATGATGAATCGTTTATTTGCGAAAACCTGGAGAGGATTCTCCAGGAGGAGCACTATGGCACTGTGACCGTGCAACACGGTAAAGCTGCGCTGAGTGCCCTACGAGAAGAGGCTATTGATCTGGTTTTTCTCGACTTGAAACTGCCGGACATTCCAGGCCTGGATGTCCTTAGAACTATAAAGGAAATGGAGCCTGATCTCTTCGTCATCGTCATGACGGGTTACGCTTCTGTGGAATCTGCGGTGGAAGCCTTGAAGTTGGGAGCTTACGACTACATCAAGAAACCTTTCAAGGCCGATGTAATCAAGCTTATTGTCAAGTTGGCTTTGGAAGCACAGGGACTCAAGCGAGAAGTTCGGGTCCTGAAGAAGCAGCATGAAGGGCTCCTGGGAGATCGCGCGCTCATTTCAGAAAGTCGGGCTTTCGACGAGGTGCTGAAGCAGGTGCGGGAGGTGGCCAAACATGCTGAGGCCACGGTCTTGATCACCGGAGAAACAGGAACCGGAAAGGACCTGATTGCGCGAACCATTCACAATCTGAGCCCTCGAGCGAATCGGCCGTTTCTTGAGATCAACTGTGCCACTCTGCCTGAAAACCTCTTGGAAAGTGAACTCTTTGGTTATGAGAGCGGGGCGTTTACCGGAGCCAAGGGCAGAAAAATAGGACTTTTTGAAGCTGCAAACGGCGGAACGATTCTTTTGGATGAGTTGGGTGAAATGAATCTTGGCCTGCAAGCGAAGCTTCTGCGGGTTTTGGAGGACAAGAAAGTCCGAAGGTTGGGCGGGACCCACTTGCATGAGATAGACCTAAGAATCATTGCCGCCACCAATCAGGACCTGAGAGAAGCCATTAGGATAAAGCGTTTTCGGGAAGATCTTTTCTATCGCCTTCATATTGTGCCGATTCATTTACCACCTTTGAGGGAGCGGCCCGAGGATGTGATGGCACTCTCAAAGTATTTTCTATCGGAATATTCCCGCAAGTTTGCTCGGACGTTCAATGGAATTACCGTAGAAGCACAACAGCTGCTACTCAGGTACGCATGGCCCGGCAATGTTCGTGAGTTGCGCCACGTGATCGAACGGATTTGCATCATGCACGATGCCGATATGCTACAAGCGGACCATCTTCCTAAAGAATTGACCAACAACTCTCATGAGACAGAGACTCACCCGTACCCACACGATTTCAGCATTCCGCCGGAAGGAGTCAATCTGGACCAAAAAGTGGAGGAATTCACTTCCCGGCTCATCGAAAAGGCAATGCAGCTTGCAGGGGGAAACATTTCACAGGCGGCCAAATTACTGGGCATTCCGCGCGGAACCCTTCGTTACAAGCTGGAAAAGTATGAGGCAGGAAAAAGGCCCCAAGAGGATCGGCCCTAGCTCGTTGGAAATACCGCGACCTAAGTTGTCATTGCAGCATTGAAACAAAATCGGCTTATCAAATTCTTAATATGATATGAGCAGAGGCGCGCGACCGGCACCGGTTTGCCGCGCAATTGCGAATGGTGGGTTGAGGCAGTAAAAGAGGAAGGATCCGGAATGATAAGAACTTGTTTGATAATCCTCTGGGCCGGCGTTCTCGTACTATCGGATTATGGCGTCGGTTCAGCTCAACCTCTGGCAATGGAAAACCGCCTTTCGGATGCAGGCCATGTTATAAAAGATATGATGGAAGCCCCGGATGCCGGCATACCTAGCGACCTTTTGAAGCGAAGCCAAGGTATTATTGTTTTCCCGTCTCTGCTGAAGGCCGGCCTTGGAGTCGGCGGCCATTACGGCAAAGGCGTGGTGCTCCGAAGGAACCCCTCGACGGGAAAATGGGGCCCTCCGGCCTTCATAAGGCTCGTAGGAGGGAGCTTTGGCTGGCAGATAGGGGTTCAATCCACGGATCTGGTTTTGTTGATAATGAGTGACGTGAGCCTCAGAAGCCTCTTCAAGGACAAGTTTACCATCGGAGCAGACGCTTCCATCGCGGCGGGACCGGTTGGGAGAGACGCTTCCGCGGCTACGGACATCGGCTTATCCTCGGGCATTCTTTCTTACTCACGGGCCCAAGGAATCTTTGTGGGCGTTTCGGTCAAAGGTAGCGTTATTGAAGCGGATTGGGAGGCCAACGAAAGCTATTATGGTTCGGAGGTTTCCATTATTGATGTCTTCTTCAAAAGCAAAGGCACAGTATCCCCTGCCGGTCGTAACCTCATGACCCTGCTTAATAAATATGGACGGTGAACCAAGGGGGAAAGCGATCTTGCGGAGCGCTGTCGTGGGCTGCTTGATTTCATGGGGGACGAAGGGTGTCGAACACGGGAACAAAACACGTGGAATTCACAGAGTACTATCCGGGTGTGTTAGGACGCATAACCGAACTTCACGCGACTTATTACCATGAAAACTGGGGATTTGATCTTTCTTTCGAGATTCAGGTTGCCAGGGAACTGGCAGAGTTTATGAGCCGGTTCAATGAATCTCGGGACGGGCTTTGGGTCGCAAAGTCGGAAAATGGCCTTGCCGGAGCTGTGGCTATCGACGGGGACTTGTCGGAGACTGAAGGGGCCCGGCTTCGCTGGTTTATCGTGGAGCCCGTTCTTCAAGGCCGAGGGGTGGGGCGTCAGCTTATCAAAAAAGCCGTTGAATTCTGCATCGCTGCCGGTCATCGCAAGGTATTCTTGTGGACGTTCAAAGGTCTGGATTCCGCGCGGTCTTTGTACGAATTGGAGGGGTTCCGGCTCCTAGAGGAGCATGACGTGAATCAATGGGGCCAGCAGATCCAAGAGCAGAAGTTTGAATTGATCCTATGAGGCTGAGGCAAGAGAGTGTGAATGGACAGTGTTTGCACGAGGACGCAGATTGCGTTCAACTGTCATCCGCAAATGGGTTGCGGGCCATGCGGCATGTACAGTTTCCCTCGTCTCCTTTGTTCCACTCATTGATCATTTCCTTCAAGGCGGCCCTATCCAGGCCGAGGTAACTCTTAACTTTCCCTTGGGTAATAAGCCTCATCTTATATGCGAAGAAAACCGCTTCTTCCAGCAACGCGGGGGAATAGGGGAGACGCTCGGTGAGAAGCCCATGACGGTCCAGCAAGTCCAGAACCTCTTTGTAAGCCGACGTGGCCGCGGGGGACTTCCCTTGGTTTTCCATGGTTACCTCGAAGACGCACAAGATTGCCAACAACTTATAGCAGAACGTTTTCAGATGCGTAACTTTGCGAAGCCGATGCGTTGCCGGCCGCGGCAGAATTGCTCCGCTACGGGCAGCGCAGCCTGCCTTCACTTCGGAGACCCGCGGCCGCGGACTTGAGCCAATATCGCCTGTTGGACCGCGCATTGATATTAGTCCCCCGCGATCCAATTCTGTTTCCCACGAGAAAGGCTGACATCTGGTGTGCATGAAACTTTGCCACCTGGAAACTCACGATTTTCTATTCTTGCCCTTACGGCTTTCTAACAATGGAGATCCATTTTGATGAGCGGCCCCGTAAGGGAACACTCGAATCAAACATACGGAGGAGGAGAAAAATGTTTAAGAAGATTGCGCTAATTCCCGTACTAGCCGGTCTACTAGTTGCCGGCAGTGCTTTCGCAGTTCAAGTTGATCCTGAACTCCAGTCTTACCAGACCGTCAGCGGCGTGTCCGGAAATATAAAGTCCGTGGGCTCCGACACCTTGAACAACCTTATGACCCTTTGGTCGGAAGGTTTCAGATCCAAGTATCCGGGCGTAAAGATCGAGATCGAAGGTAAAGGCTCCTCCACCGCTCCGCCGGCCTTGATCGAGGGAACCGCTCAATTCGGACCTATGTCTCGCGAGATCAAAGCATCCGAGATCCAAGCCTTCGAGAAGAAATATGGGTACAAGCCTTCGGTCGTCCGCACCGCAGTCGATTCTTTGGCCGTTTTTGTCCATAAAGACAATCCGATCAAATGCCTCAGCTTGAAGCAACTTGACGCTATTTTTTCCAAGACGCGCAAGGGCGGCTTTCCGAAAGACATAAAGACTTGGGGCGATCTAGGTCTTACCGGCGAATGGGCAGGCAAACCCATCTCTTTATACGGCCGTAATTCCGCTTCAGGGACCTATGGCTATTTCAAGGACGTGGCCTTGTTTGGAGGAGATTACAAGGACGGTGTCAAAGAACAACCCGGGTCCTCAGCCGTGGTCCAAGGTATAGCCTCAGATAAGTACGCAATAGGCTATTCCGGTGTCGGTTACGCCACAGCCGATGTGAAGATCGTGCCTTTGGGCGCCGCTGAAGGGAAATGTGTCGAAGCAACTGCCGAGAATGCATACGCGGGAGACTATCCGCTTGCTCGATTCCTGTACATCTATTTCAATAAGAAACCAGCGGATGCGCTGAATCCTGTCATGGGTCAATTCATCAAGTTTGTGCTCTCGAAAGAGGGACAGCAAGTCGTGATCAAGGACGGCTTCTATCCTGTATCCAAGCTCCTGGCGGACGAGGACCTTAAAAACCTGGGGATTAAATAATAGGGTTCCCGGGCTGTGAAACTAAAAGCACCTCAGGGCGGACAGACTGCATTGCTCTCCACCCTGACTTTTTACGCCAGCTTCCCCGGAATGGAGGTGAGGCCTGCGCCAATTCCCACCAAACGGGCTCTGGCACCTCATACCAATGCCCTTTCGTACAAGTGAAGATGGCGGGCATCCCGCGTGCCGCGGGACCGCCACCGCATTATGGTAGCGGCCGGCGTCCCTGCCGGCCATTCCTAATGTCACTTCGTTGAACGCGCATTGGTATCAGGACGCATTTACCCATACCGGTCTTTCCGAAGCCAATCTCTGTAGCTCTCGTAGTCAGGTAAGAGACGTTCATATTCCGACGACATGAGGGACGACGAGATCATGAAATCAGCAGACGACCTGTTGCACGCCACGGGAATGTTCCATACCACTGCGATCCTCAGGAGCGCCTTTACATCCGGATCGTGCGGCTGCGGTTCAAGAGGGTCCCAGAAGAAAATGACAAAGTCGATCTGGCCTTCGGCAATCTTTGCACCGATTTGCTGATCACCGCCAAGGGGTCCGCTTTGCAGTTTGATGATTTCGACCCCGAGGGATTTTTCTAAAACCGCGCCGGTGGTACCTGTGGCATACAGCTCATGTTCCGCCAGCAGGTCATGGTTGAATTTGGCCCATTCAATGAGGTCGCGCTTTTTATTGTCGTGAGCCACAAGAGCGATTCTTTTCCTCTTTTTCATTTCGATCATCTGGTATTTCACGCGAATCACCTCTTCCCGTCAAGTTGCCGCGGTGCAGCCGCATTCTTTCAATTCCTCCAGGCCATTCCGGTGAAGGGAACTGCTTACCATCCATTATCATACTTGGGAGTCGCTTGCTGTATTGGTGTTGCGCCGGGTGGTCATTTGCCTTTGTCCTCGTCCGGAGCCTTCTCGTCGGCAGGTTTGCCGAAAGGGCGACCATTAAGGGCTGCCCTTTCGTCATCTTCATTTGATTCTTCCGGCAGTCTCGGTCATCCGCGCTAACGGAGGATTAGGATTGGTGGAAATCTTCATTAAACGTCACAGATAACAGACGAGGCGAGGTCACCGTCGGTTCTCGGTCACCGCGAGTAGTGAGGTGACGAAGGAATCTAAGCGCCTAAAGCGAAAGATTGCTTCCCCCGCGTTTCAGCGGGGTCGCAATGACACATTTGCCGCGCGTTTTTTGCGTCGCTAGGCTGACCGGTTATGGCCATCTCAAGAAATGGTTTGAAAATTGTCTTTTGAGAGATTATCCTCATAACTTTCAACCCATTTATTCGGTCAGGAAACATGAAAACAATAAAAGTTGAAGATGTTACGGCCGCGGTCAGGCGTTTGGCCATGGACGCGTGCACCATCCTGGGCGACGATGTAATTCAGGCCCTCGAGAGGTACCAGGTGACTGAGGAGTCGGTGACCGGCCGGGAAATACTGAGCAGAATCATCGAGAATGCGCGCATAGCGAGGACCGAGAAAATTCCCTTGTGCCAAGACACCGGCATGGCGGTAGTCTTTGTGGAGATCGGCCAGGAGGTGCATTTCTCAGGCGGAGGTTTGCTCGAAGCAATTCACGAAGGCGTGCGACAAGGATACCGAGACGGCAACCTGCGAAAATCTGTGCTCGATCCGCTTAGCCGCGTGAATACCGGGGACAATACCCCGGCGGTCATACATACGGAGTTGGTGCCCGGAGAGAAGTTCAAAATCACGCTGGCGCCCAAAGGGTTCGGATCGGAAAACATGAGCCGGGTCATGATGTTTCCCCCGTCGGCTGGAATTGATGGCGTGAAGAACTTCATTGTCCAAAGGGTCGAAGAATCCGGTGGCAATCCTTGTCCGCCGATTGTGGTAGGCGTGGGCCTTGGGGGTACTTTTGAAAAAGCGGCCTTTATGGCGAAGAAAGCCCTTCTCCGCCCGCTGGGGACTCCTAACTCGGACGAGGTCCTGGATGGGCTGGAAAAGGAACTGCTAGAGAGAATTAACAAGCTTGGGATAGGCCCAATGGGGTTGGGGGGAAGCACCACAGCTCTGGCTGTGCATGTGAATGCTTACCCCACCCACATCGCAAGCATTCCATGCGCGGTAAATATCCAGTGTCATTCGTGCCGCCACGCGGAGGTAGAACTGTGAAAAGCGAAGCCAGGAAACTGACAGCTCCTCTTGACGAGGCGGTGGCAAGGGAACTGCGCGCAGGCGATAGTGTGATTCTTTCAGGGACAATCATCACCGGCAGGGACGCGGCCCACAAACGAATGACCGAGCTGATTATAGCCGGCAAACAGCTCCCCTTCTCGATTCAAGGAGAGGTAATATATTACGTTGGACCGACGCCTGCGCCTCCGGGCAGACCCATAGGCGCTGCCGGACCAACCACCAGCTACCGCATGGATGCTTACGCTCCTTTGCTAATGGAGCACGGGCTTAGAGGTATGATAGGCAAAGGCCGTCGTTCGGAGGAAGTGAAGCAGGCCATGATGCGATGGGGAGCAGTTTACTTTGCCGCCATCGGTGGAACCGGCGCGCTGATCTCGAAGACGATAAAGGAGGCCACGGTAGTTGCTTGGGAAGAACTCGGCCCGGAGGCTGTCAGGCGATTGGTAGTGGAAGACCTACCGCTGATAGTTGCGACCGATTCCCGCGGAGGCGACCTCTATGTAACCGGCCCGGAGGCATTCAGGAAATGATGCGGCCCGGGGGCGGCCAACGCCCCCACCTGACTCGCTGGTTTGGACGCGATTAAGCCAAGATCACGGAATCCCCCCGACCTAGAACGATTGTCAAATTTTTGTCGTTTTTCATCCGTCCCTGAACGGGTGCAGATTGTCGCTCGGGTGCCACTGCTGGCTTGTCCAGTCCAACGTTTCGCGGGATTTCTTGGTGGATGCACTGCTGGACAAGCCAGCAGTGGCACCCACTACAAGTAAATCACCTGATTTCAAGACATTACCGCAAGAGACATCTTCACAGGAAATCAGACAATTTCTGAGACTTACTATAAACCCTACCTCTTATGCCCCTTCCTTATCCTCCAATTTTGATAGCTGGCAAAAAGTGATGGTCCGAACAGCACTGCCAGAAAGACCACCCCACAAAGTGCAATGACTAACGGGAGAATCAACTCAGAGGTGTCCAGAATCAATTTCGACTCCTTTCCGACGCATCAATAGGAGGGATTATAACTCCTCAAAAGACCGAAGGCCATACCGGGTTCCTTGGAAATAAACATACCCTCTTGCGTCGGTATGGACCGAGCGATCGAGATTGCGTAAGCATTCAGTTACGCGGGGGAATTTGCCATTCTCTGTCATTGCGAGGAGTGAAACGACGAAGCAATCTCAGCGCTTGAAAGCAGCGATTGCTTCGCTTCGCTCGCAATGACAATCTTTCGCCGCTAATAACTGAACACTTACAAGATTGCCCTTGAATTGCTGGATCATTTCCCTTATTCTGGTACATAAGAGGTGGAACAGATCTTCATTCCGAGGCGACTGATGAAACCCGGAGCGTAGTGATGCCCTGGGTAAACAACAATTGCCCGAACCCCTCATTTTGGACTGGGTCCGGTCTCTTGGAAGAGGCTGGATCTGACGGTTCGACTATTGAGGTCGAGAGCCGTGATAATTAAAACAGACAAACGAGAAACAAGACAGAAACAGCCAAGAATCTCCACGCGAAAAAAGTCGGTAGGCTTGTTGCCGCTCTGACGAAATTGCTGCCGGGAAACTGCCTAGTTCGCTAATTATTATAGCTATATGTCGCGGTTCGCAACAAAGGCCGGAAATCTTAAAAGGGGGTCTTCGGCCATGTTTCGTGGAATTTGGCCCAATTTTGTTCTTGGTAAATGTATTCCGGACGATCGTCCTGTCAGTACTACATTTCTGATCGGCGAAGGAAGATTTTCCACGAGATTTTTCGGCCGATCGACTTCAGCCCGCGTGCACTCTCTGTGTCGTGTCAACTTCAACCCGGAACCAAGCTATCTCCAATCACCGGCATCGGTATTCGTTCCGCCCGTAGAGCGTTCGCGGACAGACGGACTGAGGAGGCCCACCGAGTACCCGTGTGCCAACAAATCTTGTGCCTAGCCTGGCTTGCAATGAATTTACGCGACTCAGCCCTCAGGGGACCTCTTCAAACAAAGCTTTGGCTGGTCGAAAATTGCCTGGCAGTCTTGGAACCGGCACAAACAAATCTACAGGAGGTTGCCCCATGGATTTCGTCGAACGCGTCAAAGACATGACCCGAGATCAGGTGGTCAACACCATGATAGGATTGTTAACGCATGTGTCTCCGGATACGTTCATGAAGCTTAGCATTCTGGCATCGAGGCTCATACAGGGAGACCAGGCCAACGCGGCCGTGGATGCGGTCATTGAAAGTCTGCGGGAGGGAGAAAACGGCCAAGCTGCCCGCATGTTCAAGAGAGTGATGACTCAACTATCACCCCACTGCTTGAAGACCGTGGCTCGCAACCTTTTCATCAATGGGCTGCTGCGGAGTTCCAGCATCCGAGCGGACTTCGAGAAGAGGGAAGGGTTCGGGCCGCCATTCACCATACTGATCAGTCCCACCGCTCAGTGCAATCTTCAGTGCACAGGTTGCTATTCGGGGAAATACGTCAGGGAGAAAGGGCTCTCTTACGAGTTGATGGACCGTCTCCTGGGTGAGGCGCGGGATATCGGTGCTCTATTCATTGTCCTCAGCGGGGGGGAACCGCTTACTCGCAAGGACGACCTGTTCCCTCTGATAGAAAAGTACAACGACATGTATTTCATGTTTTATACAAACGGCACTCTTATAAACGATGCCGTAGCCGACGAGCTTTACAGGCTGGGCAACGCGGGCGCAATCATGAGCCTGGAGGGATTTGAAGAAGATACCGACGCGCGCCGAGGAAATGGAGTTTTCAAAAAGGTAATGGCCACGATGGACCGGTTAAGGGAGCGAGGCGTGCCGTTCGGAACCTCTCTCACAGTGACAAGCCGGAATGTGGAGAAGCTTACAAGTGACGACTTCTTTGCCCACCTTGCGGACAAGGGGGTCATGGTCTGCTGGTTCTTCCTATTCATGCCCGTGGGCAAGGACCCGGACGTGTCGCTCATGCCGTCTCCGGAGCAGCGGGAATATCTCCGACAGCGAGGCACGGCTCTCAGGGCCAAATATCCTATCTTCATCGCTGACTTTTGGAACGATGCCCCCTATGTTGGAGGCTGCATAGCCGGTGGACGAAATTATATTCACATAAACGCAAACGGTGATGTGGAGCCCTGCGTCTTCACGCATTTTGCAGTGGATAAGATCCACGAGAAAACCCTGTCGG is a window of Desulfomonile tiedjei DNA encoding:
- a CDS encoding GNAT family N-acetyltransferase produces the protein MSNTGTKHVEFTEYYPGVLGRITELHATYYHENWGFDLSFEIQVARELAEFMSRFNESRDGLWVAKSENGLAGAVAIDGDLSETEGARLRWFIVEPVLQGRGVGRQLIKKAVEFCIAAGHRKVFLWTFKGLDSARSLYELEGFRLLEEHDVNQWGQQIQEQKFELIL
- a CDS encoding sigma-54-dependent Fis family transcriptional regulator, which produces MEKILIVDDESFICENLERILQEEHYGTVTVQHGKAALSALREEAIDLVFLDLKLPDIPGLDVLRTIKEMEPDLFVIVMTGYASVESAVEALKLGAYDYIKKPFKADVIKLIVKLALEAQGLKREVRVLKKQHEGLLGDRALISESRAFDEVLKQVREVAKHAEATVLITGETGTGKDLIARTIHNLSPRANRPFLEINCATLPENLLESELFGYESGAFTGAKGRKIGLFEAANGGTILLDELGEMNLGLQAKLLRVLEDKKVRRLGGTHLHEIDLRIIAATNQDLREAIRIKRFREDLFYRLHIVPIHLPPLRERPEDVMALSKYFLSEYSRKFARTFNGITVEAQQLLLRYAWPGNVRELRHVIERICIMHDADMLQADHLPKELTNNSHETETHPYPHDFSIPPEGVNLDQKVEEFTSRLIEKAMQLAGGNISQAAKLLGIPRGTLRYKLEKYEAGKRPQEDRP
- a CDS encoding methylglyoxal synthase encodes the protein MIEMKKRKRIALVAHDNKKRDLIEWAKFNHDLLAEHELYATGTTGAVLEKSLGVEIIKLQSGPLGGDQQIGAKIAEGQIDFVIFFWDPLEPQPHDPDVKALLRIAVVWNIPVACNRSSADFMISSSLMSSEYERLLPDYESYRDWLRKDRYG
- a CDS encoding lipid-binding SYLF domain-containing protein, which codes for MIRTCLIILWAGVLVLSDYGVGSAQPLAMENRLSDAGHVIKDMMEAPDAGIPSDLLKRSQGIIVFPSLLKAGLGVGGHYGKGVVLRRNPSTGKWGPPAFIRLVGGSFGWQIGVQSTDLVLLIMSDVSLRSLFKDKFTIGADASIAAGPVGRDASAATDIGLSSGILSYSRAQGIFVGVSVKGSVIEADWEANESYYGSEVSIIDVFFKSKGTVSPAGRNLMTLLNKYGR
- a CDS encoding GAF domain-containing protein, with protein sequence MLPRFSIVKKFVLVFLIVSIIPLCALGVSTLWNLRAIGQGAIDNTTLQMEKRAKESLELRAVELADRVTQLLHSCEGDLFTLAMLPRTAEIYGRFSLNHRKTIWAREGTNEDPVEVHKEIPLYREIVFIGPGGMEEIRITEDRIAEAAELRDVSKPENTTYKSEKYFQETRKLKKGDLYVSHVTGWFVSRDEQLQGAGSVEEALEGKKFEGVVRIATPCFTETGKFEGIVMVSLDHRHLMELTLHILPTDERFVVFPSYSSGNYAFMFDDEGWIIAHPKFYDIRGIYPDGSECDPTAPSYTREKLLAGEVPFNLDHVDFINPNYSNMAREVRAGRSGVVSTYNVGGIPRVMAYAPIFYDRIPYNRHGVFGGMTIGVQTAKFAEPALMASAKIDDIVAQTKLNTLIILGITALAVILLGTVLARRFTQPIMYLARKARQIAEGHIPYYVAVQTGDELELLGRNFDDMATEIRRHRESLDKSFAELADSKKSVEGYSRQLETQLKVLKNVHYLSQYLTTAYDRELVLQTVLKTCVEGLGYDRAVLYLYEQDTRRLTCHQTFGFSPEHEAGVMGSSYDIDRHDCIPTKAFRFGETLLVKDVRTDPRTTPIDLDIGEAAETDCFVFTPIKSRDRVIGVLGADTNTSSREIRDVEIESLEIVANDAARAIERSELHSKLVAERNFIKSIVTSMTSGIITLDESGCVTWFNPYSEAVFKIRPEDALGNHYRDVFGAFPDWIDLIDRCLDSPECVPGALEKLSVRQDGKETVLEVHFSRIEPQKPHQSIFLIFIQDVTQRKHMEEHIRRSDRLVSLGVLAAGIAHEMRNPLTGLSLLMDDVHDHLPDGSQARDLVRRSLQEIDRLENLINGLLDFAAPSRQVNLEVRPLGDVLHKTLFLLRKLCRNHKVTLNGHADESLPLLHLDADKLQQALLNLLLNAVQAMPEGGDLTVEVKEVPALESLLSGPAVRIIVSDTGTGIAPEDIPYIFDPFFTRSPSGCGLGLAIVHGIVQEHKGRISVSSELGKGTTFQVDLPTAQEPSKEQEAMSGPAAGNSRAVMP
- a CDS encoding phosphate ABC transporter substrate-binding protein, translating into MFKKIALIPVLAGLLVAGSAFAVQVDPELQSYQTVSGVSGNIKSVGSDTLNNLMTLWSEGFRSKYPGVKIEIEGKGSSTAPPALIEGTAQFGPMSREIKASEIQAFEKKYGYKPSVVRTAVDSLAVFVHKDNPIKCLSLKQLDAIFSKTRKGGFPKDIKTWGDLGLTGEWAGKPISLYGRNSASGTYGYFKDVALFGGDYKDGVKEQPGSSAVVQGIASDKYAIGYSGVGYATADVKIVPLGAAEGKCVEATAENAYAGDYPLARFLYIYFNKKPADALNPVMGQFIKFVLSKEGQQVVIKDGFYPVSKLLADEDLKNLGIK
- a CDS encoding fumarate hydratase codes for the protein MKTIKVEDVTAAVRRLAMDACTILGDDVIQALERYQVTEESVTGREILSRIIENARIARTEKIPLCQDTGMAVVFVEIGQEVHFSGGGLLEAIHEGVRQGYRDGNLRKSVLDPLSRVNTGDNTPAVIHTELVPGEKFKITLAPKGFGSENMSRVMMFPPSAGIDGVKNFIVQRVEESGGNPCPPIVVGVGLGGTFEKAAFMAKKALLRPLGTPNSDEVLDGLEKELLERINKLGIGPMGLGGSTTALAVHVNAYPTHIASIPCAVNIQCHSCRHAEVEL